The following are from one region of the Desulfovibrio sp. JC010 genome:
- a CDS encoding tetratricopeptide repeat protein: protein MATRYDQIVREFYEEQTGFTVLLSDEPSFYKLLRGTLHKILAIRRDCLAYYQEQAPCLNEIKDKVGAGQPVMVFVERLLKGRPSAEFILNIRRLFPEIKVVALTDEISQEELIFLHELGVNNIITKPVSVDSLVQKLAFTIKPQGRLAQLVEAGKKLLRKGDLDKVLLVSDKILEIKPGSPAGLMLQGDAQSGMGQRDEALKSYLQAHEQSKVFMEPIKKLADFYKGNDAEQYLHYLKKLDSISPLNTERKCEIGKVHIEREELEEAETYFDQAVRCAVKEAHNYLSQVMSGIAESLFEVAPEKAEKYYTKLLQVKASSLSADDLETYNRLGIALRKQGKWQRAVENYQAALKVAPNEPGLFYNIGLAYSDGKEYARCAKYFKRAVRAEGMIHKSAPSVGRNIAGIFIKMGMTEEARVVVEEALTEFPDDAKLKALLKKSDPQQV from the coding sequence GTGGCGACCAGATACGACCAGATAGTACGTGAATTTTATGAAGAACAGACAGGGTTTACTGTCCTGCTCAGTGATGAGCCTTCATTTTACAAGCTGTTGCGCGGCACATTGCATAAGATTCTGGCCATCCGCCGGGACTGTCTGGCCTATTATCAGGAGCAGGCCCCCTGTCTTAATGAGATAAAGGACAAGGTCGGTGCCGGGCAGCCGGTAATGGTTTTTGTTGAAAGGTTGCTCAAGGGCAGGCCCTCTGCTGAATTTATTCTTAACATCCGCAGACTGTTTCCCGAAATCAAGGTTGTGGCCCTTACTGACGAGATCAGTCAGGAAGAGCTAATTTTCCTGCATGAACTCGGGGTCAACAACATCATTACCAAGCCGGTTTCAGTGGATAGTCTGGTCCAGAAACTTGCCTTCACCATTAAGCCGCAGGGCAGGTTGGCCCAGTTGGTGGAAGCGGGCAAAAAGCTGCTTCGCAAAGGTGATTTGGACAAGGTTTTGCTGGTCAGCGACAAGATTCTGGAGATCAAGCCCGGAAGCCCCGCAGGTCTCATGCTTCAGGGGGATGCCCAGTCAGGTATGGGCCAGCGCGATGAGGCCCTGAAATCATATCTGCAGGCCCATGAGCAGTCCAAGGTGTTCATGGAACCCATTAAGAAACTGGCCGATTTCTATAAGGGGAACGATGCCGAGCAGTATCTGCATTACCTGAAAAAACTTGATTCCATCAGTCCCCTTAATACCGAACGCAAATGCGAAATCGGCAAGGTCCATATTGAACGGGAAGAGCTTGAAGAAGCGGAAACATATTTCGATCAGGCTGTGCGTTGCGCGGTGAAGGAAGCGCACAATTATCTTTCGCAGGTAATGAGCGGCATAGCTGAATCTCTTTTTGAGGTGGCCCCGGAAAAAGCCGAAAAATATTATACAAAGCTTTTGCAGGTTAAAGCTTCCAGCCTCAGCGCGGATGATCTTGAGACCTACAATCGTCTGGGAATAGCTTTGCGTAAGCAGGGCAAGTGGCAGCGGGCCGTGGAAAACTATCAGGCCGCACTCAAGGTGGCCCCCAATGAACCGGGACTGTTTTATAATATCGGTCTGGCCTACAGTGATGGTAAGGAGTACGCCAGATGTGCCAAGTATTTTAAACGGGCTGTCCGCGCCGAGGGCATGATTCATAAATCCGCCCCTTCCGTGGGCCGCAATATCGCCGGTATTTTCATCAAGATGGGCATGACTGAAGAAGCACGGGTGGTTGTTGAGGAAGCCCTTACCGAATTCCCGGATGATGCCAAGTTAAAAGCACTGCTCAAGAAAAGCGATCCGCAGCAGGTCTAG
- the sppA gene encoding signal peptide peptidase SppA, which translates to MKNPKNGFSVRHPFLFGFSLLLMAVALLWGAAAFFHGKVDFMTGGKIGVVNVQGTIINSLPTVKFLRELRKDDSVKGVLLRINSPGGTIAPSQELYHAVKRFAEVKPIVASFGTVAASGGYYVAAPATQIMASSGSITGSIGVKAEYANFHQLMEKVGVKPIIITSGRMKAAGSPFSELTPEQREYLTNLIMDMHNQFVSDVASARKLDREQVEKVADGRAITGREAKELGLVDRIGGFEDSVTVLKALCGLEGEVKVVEGPEEKKPLIKEILGYLGITPEGAAIGDGLIFSY; encoded by the coding sequence ATGAAGAATCCTAAGAACGGTTTCTCTGTCAGACATCCGTTTCTTTTCGGTTTCAGTCTGCTATTAATGGCTGTGGCTCTCCTATGGGGAGCCGCAGCCTTTTTTCATGGCAAAGTGGACTTCATGACCGGCGGAAAGATCGGGGTGGTTAATGTACAGGGAACCATCATAAATTCATTGCCCACGGTGAAATTCCTGCGCGAACTGCGCAAGGATGATTCTGTGAAAGGCGTGCTGCTGCGGATCAATTCCCCCGGCGGCACCATAGCTCCTTCGCAGGAACTTTATCACGCGGTGAAGCGGTTTGCCGAGGTTAAGCCCATTGTGGCTTCATTCGGCACTGTTGCCGCTTCCGGCGGGTATTACGTTGCGGCCCCGGCCACCCAGATCATGGCCAGCTCAGGCTCCATTACCGGTTCTATCGGGGTCAAGGCGGAGTATGCAAATTTCCATCAGCTTATGGAGAAGGTCGGAGTCAAGCCGATCATCATCACCAGCGGCAGGATGAAGGCCGCCGGGTCCCCTTTCTCTGAACTGACCCCGGAGCAGCGCGAATACCTGACCAACCTGATTATGGACATGCACAACCAGTTTGTCTCCGACGTGGCGTCCGCGCGCAAGCTGGATCGCGAACAGGTGGAGAAGGTTGCCGACGGCCGGGCTATTACCGGGCGCGAGGCCAAAGAACTTGGTCTGGTGGACCGCATCGGCGGGTTTGAGGATTCCGTGACCGTGCTCAAGGCTCTCTGCGGTCTTGAAGGCGAGGTAAAGGTCGTTGAAGGTCCGGAAGAGAAAAAGCCTTTGATCAAAGAGATTCTCGGCTATCTGGGGATTACCCCGGAAGGTGCTGCCATCGGGGACGGGTTGATTTTTTCTTACTAG